Proteins encoded within one genomic window of Desulfonatronovibrio hydrogenovorans DSM 9292:
- the rplK gene encoding 50S ribosomal protein L11: MAKKEMAKIKLQIPAGAANPSPPVGPALGQHGVNIMEFCKAFNAKTQDSKGMVIPVVITVYQDRSFSFITKTPPAAILLLKAAKLDKGSGEPNKNKVGKVTKAQVEEIANLKMPDLNAADVKAAAKTIMGTAKSMGIEVEK, encoded by the coding sequence AGGTGCAGCAAATCCGTCACCTCCTGTTGGCCCGGCCCTGGGTCAGCACGGGGTGAATATAATGGAGTTCTGCAAGGCTTTCAATGCCAAGACACAGGACAGCAAGGGAATGGTAATCCCTGTAGTGATCACTGTTTACCAGGACAGATCCTTCAGCTTCATCACCAAGACCCCTCCCGCAGCTATACTTCTGCTGAAGGCAGCCAAGCTGGACAAGGGCTCGGGCGAACCCAACAAGAACAAGGTTGGCAAAGTCACCAAAGCCCAGGTTGAGGAGATAGCGAATTTAAAGATGCCCGATCTTAATGCTGCGGATGTTAAAGCTGCTGCTAAAACTATAATGGGAACTGCCAAAAGCATGGGCATTGAGGTAGAAAAATAG
- the rplA gene encoding 50S ribosomal protein L1 yields MPKHGKKYNNSRVKIDSNQRMPVQDGVKLALEAAYANFDETVDVSVRLGVNPKYADQMVRGAVSLPHGLGKDVRVIAFCKGEKEAEAKEAGAEAVGAEDLVEKIKEGWLEFDKAVATPDMMAHVGKIGRVLGPRGLMPNAKTGTVTFDLGNAIKELKAGKVEFKVDKAGIVHAPLGKVSFGPEKILDNLKALIETLQKLKPSSAKGSYFKGIAVSTTMGPGVKIDSASLRDLKD; encoded by the coding sequence ATGCCGAAACATGGTAAGAAATATAATAATTCCAGAGTGAAAATCGATTCCAACCAGAGGATGCCGGTTCAGGATGGGGTCAAGCTGGCCCTGGAGGCTGCTTATGCCAACTTTGACGAGACAGTTGACGTGTCCGTAAGGCTTGGTGTCAATCCCAAGTATGCTGATCAGATGGTCAGAGGAGCAGTCAGTCTGCCCCATGGTCTGGGCAAGGATGTCAGGGTGATTGCCTTCTGTAAGGGAGAAAAGGAAGCAGAAGCCAAAGAGGCTGGTGCTGAAGCAGTTGGCGCAGAGGATCTGGTGGAAAAGATCAAGGAAGGCTGGCTGGAGTTTGACAAGGCTGTAGCAACCCCGGATATGATGGCTCATGTCGGCAAGATCGGCAGGGTCCTGGGGCCACGAGGCCTTATGCCTAACGCCAAGACAGGTACGGTCACCTTTGATCTGGGCAATGCCATCAAAGAGCTCAAGGCCGGGAAGGTCGAGTTCAAAGTGGACAAGGCCGGAATCGTACATGCTCCTCTGGGCAAGGTTTCCTTTGGTCCTGAGAAAATTCTGGACAACCTGAAGGCCTTGATTGAAACCCTGCAGAAGCTTAAACCATCTTCTGCCAAGGGTTCTTACTTCAAGGGAATTGCCGTATCCACAACCATGGGGCCTGGAGTTAAAATCGATTCTGCCAGCCTCAGGGATCTCAAGGACTAG